One window from the genome of Eucalyptus grandis isolate ANBG69807.140 chromosome 7, ASM1654582v1, whole genome shotgun sequence encodes:
- the LOC104452860 gene encoding bifunctional riboflavin biosynthesis protein RIBA 1, chloroplastic produces MASLNVVSLPTALARSQVYRNSKSSNLLLQANHSLQIGFSSDLTVDLLGSKLSANGRGVVAAKAAVIPGGGETLSYPGDVAVSETLIGEESVGIQFQPDAVAFGALAADTAPISASFPTEDDEFDLDRPTAGFASIPEAIEDIRQGKMVVVVDDEDRENEGDLIMAAEMATPEAMAFIVKYGTGIVCVSMKEEDLERLQLPLMVNDRQNEEKLRTAYTVTVDAKHGTTTGVSAHDRATTVLALASRDSKPGDFNRPGHIFPLKYREGGVLKRAGHTEASVDLAMLAGMEPVAVLCEVVDDDGSMARLPKLREFAQRENLKIVSIADLIRYRRKRDKLVEYAAAARLPTMWGPFIAHCYRSILDGNEHIAMVKGEIGDGQDVLVRVHSECLTGDIFGSARCDCGNQLALAMQQIEVAGRGVLVYLRGHEGRGIGLGHKLRAYNLQDDGRDTVEANVELGLPVDSREYGIGAQMLRDLGVRTMKLMTNNPSKYVGLKGYGLAIAGRVPLVTPITNENKRYLETKRSKMGHIYGAEVKGRFSNLISKNSKPNGTVSSDPVVSDS; encoded by the exons ATGGCTTCCCTCAACGTTGTCTCCCTCCCCACGGCGCTCGCTCGGTCGCA AGTTTACAGAAACTCAAAATCATCCAACTTGCTGCTTCAGGCAAACCATTCTTTGCAAATTGGTTTTTCATCTGATCTAACCGTGGATTTGTTGGGTAGTAAATTATCCGCCAATGGAAGGGGTGTCGTTGCAGCAAAAGCTGCAGTGATACCTGGTGGAGGTGAAACTTTGTCTTATCCTGGTGATGTTGCTGTGAGTGAGACTCTGATTGGTGAGGAATCAGTTGGCATTCAATTTCAGCCTGATGCAGTAGCGTTTGGGGCGCTTGCAGCTGATACTGCGCCTATAAGTGCTTCTTTCCCCActgaagatgatgaatttgaCTTGGACCGACCCACAGCAGGCTTTGCATCTATTCCAGAAGCGATTGAGGACATCCGCCAAGGAAAG atggtggtggtggtagacGATGAGGACAGAGAGAATGAGGGTGATCTTATAATGGCAGCAGAAATGGCAACACCTGAGGCTATGGCATTTATTGTGAAGTATGGCACTGGGATTGTTTGTGTGAGCATGAAGGAGGAAGATTTGGAGCGCTTGCAACTTCCTTTGATGGTGAATGACAGGCAGAATGAAGAGAAGCTTCGGACTGCGTACACTGTGACTGTG GATGCAAAGCATGGGACGACTACCGGCGTATCAGCACATGACCGGGCAACAACAGTTTTGGCTCTTGCATCTAGAGATTCAAAACCTGGAGATTTCAACAGGCCAGGACACATTTTCCCATTGAAGTACAGGGAGGGTGGTGTCCTGAAAAGAGCTGGGCATACAGAGGCTTCTGTTGACCTTGCTATGTTAGCTGGAATGGAACCTGTGGCAGTTCTTTGTGAGGTAGTGGATGATGATGGCTCCATGGCAAGATTACCTAAGCTTCGTGAGTTTGCGCAGCGGGAGAACTTGAAAATTGTATCTATTGCTGATCTAATCAG GTACCGCCGGAAAAGAGATAAATTAGTTGAATATGCTGCTGCTGCAAGATTACCAACAATGTGGGGGCCATTCATAGCCCATTGCTATAGATCGATATTAGATGGAAATGAGCACATTGCAATGGTCAAG GGTGAAATTGGAGATGGTCAAGATGTCCTTGTGAGGGTACACTCGGAATGCCTCACAGGAGACATTTTTGGATCTGCTAGATGTGACTGTGGCAACCAGCTTGCACTTGCGATGCAGCAGATAGAAGTGGCTGGTAGGGGTGTGCTGGTGTACCTCCGAGGGCATGAAGGAAGAGGCATAGGTTTGGGGCACAAACTACGTGCCTATAACCTGCAGGACGATGGGCGTGACACTGTGGAAGCAAATGTGGAGCTCGGATTGCCCGTTGACTCTAGAGAGTACGGAATTGGTGCTCAG ATGTTGCGTGACCTGGGAGTCAGGACGATGAAGCTGATGACGAACAACCCGTCAAAGTACGTGGGGCTTAAAGGTTATGGCTTGGCCATTGCTGGGAGAGTCCCTCTAGTAACTCCAATAACAAACGAGAACAAGAGATACTTGGAAACGAAACGGTCCAAGATGGGGCACATCTATGGTGCGGAAGTTAAAGGCCGCTTTAGCAATCTCATAAGCAAAAACAGCAAGCCAAACGGTACTGTTTCTTCTGATCCGGTTGTGTCTGACTCATAG
- the LOC104455114 gene encoding LOW QUALITY PROTEIN: bifunctional riboflavin biosynthesis protein RIBA 1, chloroplastic (The sequence of the model RefSeq protein was modified relative to this genomic sequence to represent the inferred CDS: inserted 1 base in 1 codon) produces the protein MVDEILCLSLALLSPSFGAWKFRLLESGCCAEFKVSRNSNSSNLLLQANPSLQIGFSSDLTADLLGGKLTSNGRGVVAAKAAAIPGGGETLSYPGDVALSETLIGEESVGIQLQPDAVADGALAAETAPISTSFPIEDDEFDLDQPTAGFASIPEAIEDIRQGKIVVVVDDEDRENEGDLILAAEKATPEAMAFIVKYGTGIVCVSMKEEDVERLQLPLMVSDRESEENPQTAYTITVDAKHGTTTGISARDRATTVLALASRDSKPEDFXRPGHIFPLKYRKGGVLKRAGHPEASVDLAMLAGMEPVAVLCEVVDDDGSIARLPKLREFAQQENLKIVSIADLIKYRRKRDKLAEHVAAARLPTMWGSFTAHCYRSLVDGIEHIVMVKGDIGDGQDVLVRVHSECLTGDIFGSARCDCGNQLALAMQKIEAAGRGVVAYLRGHEGRGIGLGHKLRAYNLQDDGRDTVEANVELGLPVDSREYGIGAQMLHDLGVRTMKLMTNNPSKFVGLQGYGLTISGRVPLVTPITEENKRYLETKRSKMGHIYGSEIKGRFSNLINNSKPSSTVSSDPAVSD, from the exons ATGGTGGACGAGATTTTGTGTTTGTCGCTAGCTTTGCTTAGTCCATCCTTCGGAGCCTGGAAA TTTCGACTTCTAGAGAGTGGATGCTGCGCTGAGTTTAA AGTTTCCAGAAACTCAAACTCATCCAATTTGCTGCTTCAGGCAAACCCCTCTTTGCAAATTGGTTTTTCATCTGATCTAACTGCGGATTTGTTGGGTGGTAAATTAACCTCCAATGGAAGGGGCGTTGTTGCAGCAAAAGCTGCAGCGATACCTGGCGGAGGTGAAACTTTGTCTTATCCTGGTGATGTTGCTTTGAGCGAGACTCTGATAGGTGAGGAATCAGTTGGCATTCAATTGCAGCCCGATGCGGTAGCGGATGGGGCGCTTGCAGCTGAAACTGCGCCTATAAGCACTTCTTTCCCAATCGAAGATGATGAATTTGACTTGGACCAACCCACAGCAGGCTTTGCATCTATTCCAGAAGCGATTGAGGACATTCGCCAAGGAAAG ATCGTAGTGGTGGTGGATGATGAGGACAGAGAGAATGAGGGTGATCTTATACTAGCAGCAGAAAAGGCAACGCCTGAGGCTATGGCATTTATTGTGAAGTATGGCACCGGGATTGTTTGTGTGAGCATGAAAGAGGAAGATGTGGAGCGCTTGCAACTTCCTTTGATGGTGAGTGACAGGGAGAGTGAAGAGAACCCTCAGACTGCGTACACTATAACTGTG GATGCAAAGCATGGGACGACTACAGGCATATCAGCACGTGACAGGGCAACGACAGTTTTGGCTCTTGCGTCTAGAGATTCAAAACCTGAAGATT AAAGGCCAGGACACATTTTCCCATTGAAGTACAGGAAGGGTGGTGTCCTGAAAAGAGCTGGTCATCCGGAGGCTTCTGTTGACCTTGCAATGTTAGCTGGAATGGAACCTGTGGCAGTTCTTTGTGAGGTAGTGGATGACGATGGCTCCATTGCAAGATTACCTAAGCTTCGTGAGTTTGCACAGcaggaaaatttgaaaattgtatCTATTGCTGATCTAATCAA GTACCGCCGGAAAAGAGATAAATTAGCTGAACATGTTGCTGCTGCAAGATTACCAACAATGTGGGGGTCATTCACAGCCCATTGTTATAGATCGTTGGTAGATGGAATTGAGCACATTGTAATGGTCAAG GGTGACATTGGAGATGGTCAAGATGTCCTTGTGAGGGTGCACTCGGAATGCCTCACAGGAGACATTTTTGGATCTGCTAGATGCGACTGTGGCAACCAGCTTGCACTTGCGATGCAGAAGATAGAAGCGGCTGGTAGGGGCGTGGTGGCGTACCTCCGAGGGCATGAAGGAAGAGGCATAGGTTTGGGGCACAAACTACGTGCCTATAACCTGCAGGACGATGGGCGTGACACTGTGGAAGCAAATGTGGAGCTTGGATTGCCCGTTGACTCTAGAGAGTACGGAATTGGTGCTCAG ATGTTGCATGACTTGGGAGTCAGGACAATGAAGCTGATGACGAACAACCCGTCAAAGTTTGTGGGGCTTCAAGGTTATGGCCTGACTATTTCTGGGAGAGTCCCTCTGGTAACTCCAATAACAGAGGAGAACAAGAGATACCTGGAGACGAAACGCTCCAAGATGGGGCACATCTATGGTTCGGAAATCAAAGGCCGCTTCAGCAATCTCATAAACAACAGCAAGCCGAGCAGTACTGTTTCTTCTGATCCGGCTGTGTCTGACTAA